Proteins encoded in a region of the Sander lucioperca isolate FBNREF2018 chromosome 4, SLUC_FBN_1.2, whole genome shotgun sequence genome:
- the LOC116059196 gene encoding SERTA domain-containing protein 2-like — MLGFGVKRKLADDEDLLAADGGVLSSALRRQTLLNVSLGKLYAPRTGADLGLQRRVLINNIVRRLHADLRQHGGADATAALFFFSATPPVANTTSTNEDESFHPPPPASSFSLLSSPLTPASLLEDDLPVFFAPSPQPASTPRPPSPPPPPKDSFSSALEEIEELCPSPPHAPSLRRDIGVKEEGCGLQEKAPPPLLPLAPSPAGSFLTDFALDDVLFTDIDTSMYDVGARPGAQTQPFKMDLAELDQIMEVLVGS, encoded by the coding sequence ATGTTGGGTTTCGGGGTGAAAAGGAAACTGGCCGATGACGAGGATCTGTTGGCGGCTGACGGCGGCGTCCTGTCCTCCGCCCTTCGGCGCCAGACGCTCCTCAACGTGTCTCTCGGCAAGCTGTACGCCCCTCGCACGGGCGCCGACCTCGGCCTTCAGCGCCGCGTCCTCATCAACAACATCGTCCGGCGCCTCCACGCCGACCTCAGACAGCACGGAGGCGCAGACGCCACAGCCgcgctcttcttcttctccgccACGCCGCCCGTGGCCAACACCACCTCCACCAACGAGGACGAAAGCTTCCACCCGCCACCGCCGGCGTCCTCCTTCAGCCTCCTCTCCTCGCCGCTGACGCCCGCTTCGCTGTTAGAGGACGACCTGCCCGTGTTCTTCGCTCCTTCGCCGCAGCCTGCCTCCACCCCAAGGCCGCCctcgccgccgccgccgcccaAAGACAGCTTCTCCTCCGCCCTGGAGGAGATCGAGGAGCTCTGTCCGTCCCCGCCGCATGCGCCGTCTCTGAGGCGTGACATCGGCGTGAAGGAGGAGGGGTGTGGCCTTCAGGAGAAAGCTCCgccccctcttcttcctctggcTCCCTCGCCGGCCGGCTCTTTCCTGACGGACTTCGCCCTGGACGACGTGCTCTTCACGGACATCGACACGTCCATGTACGACGTCGGCGCCCGGCCCGGCGCCCAGACACAGCCGTTCAAAATGGACCTCGCCGAGCTCGACCAGATCATGGAGGTTCTGGTCGGCAGCTGA